In Candidatus Babeliales bacterium, the DNA window GTCAGCATCAATTAATCAATCGTTTTTTTAATTTTTATTACAATTAACTTTATGTTTTGGCCAATCTGCTCTTTGACAATTGACTGAGCAATACCAAATCGATTTACAATATCCACAATGTTTTAGTGAAATTTCAGCAGATGTTTTATTGCAAATATTACATGCTTTTTCAGCTTTAATATTATTACTGTTTTTTGGAAGTAAATCTTTTGCAAAAGATGAAATTAGAGTATTTTCTTTTGCTTGATAATTGACTAATCCATTTATCACTTCTTCAATAAAATCATCCTGCTCTTTATGCCAACTAATTGTTGCTCCATATCTATTCACATCATTCATGACACAATTTTTTTTAATTATATTGTAATTTAATCGTTGCAATCCATCTAAAATTTTTGAAAGATAAGCAGCTCCTACAATAAACACTGAATTTGATGCTTTAGCATTTAACAAGTTGCGTAAATAAATCATACTACCAATTTGAGCATCAGAACCAAGAAGTAAGGCACCAGGAAGTTTATTATCAATTGCATCTAATGCTTCACGACTTGTCTTAAATTTTTCTAAGTATGAAATTAAAGCAAATAATAATAATACGTCCTTATTGGATTTTATATTCAGAATATTTTGAATATCTTTGTTATGTTCTTTAATTTTTTCAATTTTTTCTTCAAACATTAAAGCAATATCTACCTGATTATCCTTTTTATAATCATCTACCATAGAACTAAATTGCTTTTCTTCTTTTTCAAGCGTGTTAATATATTCAACTGCAAGCATATCCGCAATGTCTCTATTATAAAATCTTTGCAGCAAAGAATTCATATGATTTATATATCGAGCATCACTTTTAAAATCATTTATAGAATGATTAACAAGATCAACAAAAATTTCTTCTAATAACCTTATATGACGAGAAATTATTGTACGCTCAAATCCTCTATGATGACACGTTTTTAGTTTACAATACGAATTGTTTTTAACTTCTTTTGAAAATTGCCAATGTATATAATTAATAATTTCAGATACATTCGCATAATCTGGTTCAGCGTTACCTACATTATAATCATAGATAAAGTTAATAGGTGCTTTTTTCTCCAATGATTTCTGATTAAGTGATTGCAAAAATGCTTTACTTTTATCAAATGTATAGTTTTCTACGCAATTATCTCCAAATTGCCCTATTAAAAATACCTTTTGTTTTGTTTGATTATTTTCTAATAAATTAAATTCAACCATCGCCTGTAATTGAACAATACTAATTAACAATAAAAAAATTGAGTATACTTTTTTTAATTGGATCACAACATAACCTTTATAATAAATTATTGCGTATAAAAATTCTTTAATTAAAAAGCAACAATATCAGATATTACAAAAATTACTATCTTCATTTAGTATTTTTTATAGGAAAAACAATATAGAAAAGATTAATTATATTTTTGCTATTTTATGTATTTAGTTCTTGAAAAACTTTTTTTAATGCAAGAATTGTCCAATCCTTAAGATGTTCATCTTTATTTTCATAACAATAGGGTAAAAGTCTAATGGAATGAGTAAGAGCCCGAAAAATTGCAATTTTTTTTGTTTGATTATCGATATTACCGTACGTATTAAAAAAGACATTTTGAGCTTCTTGATCGAAAAGCATAAATCCTATTGATAAATCAATGCCGGGATTACCAATATGAATATCGCCCCAATCAATTATACCCGTAGGATTCATATTTTCATCAACAAGTATATGCCGACTATATAAATCGCCATGCACAAAACTTGCTTTTTCTGCTTTAGCGAAATTAAATGAACCTAAAATATCAAGTGCAATAAAAAGATCATTTTTATCAAAATCAGCTTGCAAAAAATAGTGCGCATAATCGGAAATAGTTTTTTTGCATGTTTCTATTCTCCCAGGTACATCTAATCGCCAAGATTGATCACCTTTTATTAATGAATTATATGATTGGGGTATGTTCAATCCATGCAATTCTTTTAGCCAAAGAGCTAACGTTTCGGCAAAAATTTTATTATTGATTAAATGCGCTTGCGTTTCACTTAATGGCTCGCCTGGCAATATGCGATATCCAGAAAAAAAATATGGGTAAGCATTTGAAGGTTGACCGATAATTTGAGGAGATGAGAGCGAAAAAGAAACATTTTTTGCAATATATGGTAGTACCGCTATTTCATTTTCCATACAAGTAACGCCCATTTGCCTACGAGCAAATCGAAAAACATATTCATTATTTATCAGATAAACAATATTATCCCAACCTTCGCCAAAGATTTTTATAGATACAACTTTTAAGTTCGTTTGTGATTCAATTAACTGTTTTGCTAAATCTTGATTAATATTAATAGTTTGAGCCCAAATATGCATGATAAAATTCCTTTTACTTTTTAAAGAATTTTAACAAAAAAAAGGCCAAAACTGAATTATCAACTTTAGCCTTTTTTTAAAATCTATGGAAAAATTACTTTTGAGAATCTTGTGGATTAAGTACTTTTTCTATTTGCGAAATAACAATACCTGCATCTTCAGTCATTTTTTTCTTAGCGTAATATTGTTTGCGAGAATAAAACTGATTAAATCCTTCAACTGCAACCGCAAAACCAGCGATAGCTAATGATGTCTTCAAACTTCTTACATCTCCTATTAGTGCAGGCGATACAGAATAACATAATGCATGCCAAGCGGCACCGATTCCAGTATAAATAGCAGCAGAGTTAAGCCATTGTCGCTGATTATTGAACCATTGAGTACTGCTTTTGTTTGATTTTTTAAAAGCTTGTAGCTCCGTTAGTTCATCCTTTAAGTTATTTTCATTGGTTATATATTGAACTGCTCGTCTTAAATCTTCAGGACTATTACCTTTTCCTAAGATTTTAACAAGACCTGAAGTAGCCAATACTGGCTGATTTAATACACTTACTCCCAAAGCTACTAAAACTGTATATTTCATTATATTTTTTAACATTATATACCTTTTCATTAAATTATCGTAAAAATAGTGATCTCATAAAAAACAAAAACTTAACTGGTGCACTAAGTTTTTTATAATACTCTTTATTTGCCTCTTGAAACAATGCACAGGTTTCATTTAATGCACTTTCAACATTTAAATCACTAAGTCGCGAATCATCTTGCTTTATTTGATTTATTGTTTCTTGCAAAGATTCTTTTGCATCTTCTAAAACTTTCTTCTTATCTGCAATACGCTTATTAGAAGCTACAGCAGTTGACGCAACAAAATGATGAAACCATGCAACATTATAATTCAATAAACAAGTAAAAAACTGTTGGCATTGAGGCCTTTCATTATTTTCCATACAATATTTCGGCAATTGCGTACTTTCCGCTTTTTGCAGATATGGTTCAATAAATGCCCCATAAGCTTTATAACCCATAAGTGCTCGCTGCCTTCTATACAGATCATATTTAAAGTTGTCTTTTAAAACTTCTTTCTCCATAGGCTTTCCAGGAACAGGAAGATCAACCAATCTAATCCTTATATCACCGGAAACAGCCAATAAAGGCACTGCCATTATTACACAAAGTATTAAAGAAAAAAATTGAATACGCATAGTTCCCCCCATAGAGAATTGTGTTTCTAAACTGCTTATTATTGTATCAGAGAAAATGGTTATCGCCAAGCAACAATACCCTAATCATTTCTATTAGAATATAAAAGAAAAAACAATCTGCTCATAAAGCTATCAAAGAGGGAAGCTTTATCCTTAAGCAACCATAAATCAAGTCAATTAGTAAAAAAAATTATTGCGTTTTATGTAAGAAAAAAATAATTATCTAAAGAAAAAATACCGCTACCAGCAATTACTAAACTGATAAAAATAATGAGTTGAGAGAGTGGAAAAGAGATATAGCCATAACTATCCCCTTTTGCAATATGATGAATAATAGCAACAAGCATAGTAAAACTCATAAAGCAAGCTGCTATACGAGTACCTAAACCCAACGTCAGACAAATTCCACCCAGAAATTCACTTAACATAGCACAAATGCCCCAAAAGAGTGGCACAAAGGTTATTCCTAAATTACGCATTTGTTCTCCAGTCCATACCAATTCAGGAATACCACGCTTTATTTTTAAAAAACCATGCCCAATAAATAATATACCAATACCGATCCGCAACATGGTAAGCGCTATAGCATTTAATTGAGGGGTAGATGAAATAATTAACTCCATAAAAATTCCTTATTTGAGTTCTAGTTCTTTTTTGGTAGATTCTATTGCAAACTTAGTTAAATATTTAATATTTTTTCCTAATAATTCAACAATCTCATCTATTTTTTTCATGGATTCTCTTGCCTCTAAAGCTAATCCTTCTTGATATTTAGCTTTAGTATTTTGCAATTCATGAAGAATACCGGTTTCTACTTTGGTTTGCAAAGTCATTTTTTGTAATCGTAATTTTTGTACGTTAAACTCTACAAGCGTTTTTGGATTTAAATGTATTAATATGTTATTTAAATCTGAAACATATTTTGCAGCAATATAAAGATTCATAGCAAGATCATCATAAGGCACTTTTGATTTTCTTTGCATTTTAAATAAGTCCAAATTTATTTCAGCAAAAAATATTGCGAATTTAACTTCATTGTTAATATTTTCAAGTTCATTCTCCATCGCATTACTTATATTAGATTGCATGAAGAATAAAATTAAAATTATGAAATTAAGTGTTTTTCTTTGCATCTTGGACCTTTAAATTTATTTCTTTATTTTTTTAATATTCCCTTGTAATGCAGCTGCAACTTGCTGATCTTTAAAACCTTGTGACTGATTATCTCCTGTTAGTACTTCATCCTCAGATTGATCAAACTTTAAGCCCTGCGATGACATCTGTTTCCTTTTTAAACCATTTTCCCTACCAGATTCCATGGCATATAAAAAATAAAAATTAAATATCAAAAAAAACATTCCTAATTTTTTCATAAGAAATCCATTCCTAAAATAATATGTTATTTAAAATTGCTTAATTTTATCTACTATGCCAAATATATGTATATTTTTGCAAATAAGTAAAAAATATACATATATTTTTTTATACAAGTTTATGCCTTTTAATACAGCAAATATATGAATTTGTTGTTCTTAAATCCTTGTATTTGCAAAAAAAATCATTTGAAATCCAATAATTTTTCAAATTTTTTTACCTATTGCAGTATTAATTTGCTAAAGATAATATGAATGTT includes these proteins:
- a CDS encoding zinc finger MYND domain-containing protein yields the protein MIQLKKVYSIFLLLISIVQLQAMVEFNLLENNQTKQKVFLIGQFGDNCVENYTFDKSKAFLQSLNQKSLEKKAPINFIYDYNVGNAEPDYANVSEIINYIHWQFSKEVKNNSYCKLKTCHHRGFERTIISRHIRLLEEIFVDLVNHSINDFKSDARYINHMNSLLQRFYNRDIADMLAVEYINTLEKEEKQFSSMVDDYKKDNQVDIALMFEEKIEKIKEHNKDIQNILNIKSNKDVLLLFALISYLEKFKTSREALDAIDNKLPGALLLGSDAQIGSMIYLRNLLNAKASNSVFIVGAAYLSKILDGLQRLNYNIIKKNCVMNDVNRYGATISWHKEQDDFIEEVINGLVNYQAKENTLISSFAKDLLPKNSNNIKAEKACNICNKTSAEISLKHCGYCKSIWYCSVNCQRADWPKHKVNCNKN
- a CDS encoding phosphotransferase, which gives rise to MHIWAQTININQDLAKQLIESQTNLKVVSIKIFGEGWDNIVYLINNEYVFRFARRQMGVTCMENEIAVLPYIAKNVSFSLSSPQIIGQPSNAYPYFFSGYRILPGEPLSETQAHLINNKIFAETLALWLKELHGLNIPQSYNSLIKGDQSWRLDVPGRIETCKKTISDYAHYFLQADFDKNDLFIALDILGSFNFAKAEKASFVHGDLYSRHILVDENMNPTGIIDWGDIHIGNPGIDLSIGFMLFDQEAQNVFFNTYGNIDNQTKKIAIFRALTHSIRLLPYCYENKDEHLKDWTILALKKVFQELNT
- a CDS encoding DoxX family protein, which translates into the protein MELIISSTPQLNAIALTMLRIGIGILFIGHGFLKIKRGIPELVWTGEQMRNLGITFVPLFWGICAMLSEFLGGICLTLGLGTRIAACFMSFTMLVAIIHHIAKGDSYGYISFPLSQLIIFISLVIAGSGIFSLDNYFFLT